Genomic segment of Glutamicibacter sp. JL.03c:
TGTCGGGGTAAGCCAGCAAGAGATGGTGAAGCCCGCTCCATCAAAACGGCAGGTGTGTAAATGTGGCAGGCGCAGGGTGAAAGTGAATGTTCTTATCTGGGGAGGTCTGTCCCAGTGCACCACCAGTCCTTGGACGGGTGGGGCGGTTCTGGTCGTGAGGTCAGATACTGATGGGGCAGAAGTCAGCAGAGGTCATAGTACCTGCCTGGGAATCGCGTCGGGTGAGGAACCCGATCGTTTGCCCGAGACCCGTTGTGGTTGATGAGGGAGGCAGGGAAGGGCTGAACGCTGGGAATTGATGGACTGAAGCATGAGTTCTCGTGCTCACGCGATCATCGCAGAAAACCCACGGACGTGGTGGGGCAGAGGGAGGATGGTACCGGTGAATCCGGGAGAGTATTTTCTTGCGCGTAGCGTTGAACCGGTGGCTGATGGGGAAGACATCAGGGATCAACAAGTCGATCTGTGGGAGCAGGTGTTCTCGCGAGGGAACTTGTTGGTTGCATTGAAACGTGTTGAGCGGAATAAGGGTTCTGCCGGTGTTGACGGCCTTGAAGCGCATGAGTTGCGCGCATGGTGCCATGAGCATTGGATGGAGACTCGGAAGGCGCTTGATGCTGGAACGTATGCGCCGTTGCCGGTGCGTCAGGTGATGATTCCGAAGCCTGACGCTGGGGAACGGATGCTGGGTGTTCCGTCCGTGTTGGATCGGTTGATTCAACAGGCTCTCGCGCAAGTCTTGTCCCCGATTTTCGATGAGGGGTTCGTGCCGGTCTCCTACGGGTTCCGGCCGGGCAAAAGCGCCCACGACGCTGCTTCGATGGCTCGTGAGGCCATCGAGCAGGGGTATCGGTGGGTTGTGGAGGTTGATCTTGATGCGTTCTTTGATCGGGTGAACCATGACGTGCTGATGTCCAGGGTTGCGCGGAAGGTGAAAGACAAGCGAGTTCTGAAGCTTGTTCGCAAGTATTTGACGGCTGGGATCATGGCGCAGGGTGTTCGCCGGGAAACGGTGGAGGGAACCCCGCAGGGGTCTCCTTTGTCGCCGTTGCTCTCGAATATCATGTTGGATGATTTTGATCAGGAGTTCTGGTCGAGGGATCACCGTTTCGTGCGGTATGCCGATGACATCAGAATTTTTGTGAAGTCGAAACGGGCAGCTCAACGGGTGCTGGATCAGGCGACGAAAGTCCTTGAACAGCGTTTGAAGTTGAGGGTCAATCGGCAGAAATCAGTGATCAATCCGGCGAGTGTAGCTACGTTGCTGGGTTTTGGTTTCTACTTCGTCAAAGGGTCGAAAGTCAGGATCAAGGTTGCTCCGAAGGCGTTCAAACGCATGAAGCAACGGATCCGAGATCTGACTTCTCGGCGGTGGAGTGTGTCGATGGACTACCGTATCGAGCAGTTGAATCGTTTTGTTCGGGGTTGGATGGGCTACTTCCGGTTGTCTGTGACGCCGGGGAAGTTCTCTGATCTTGATGAATGGTTCAGGCGCCGTTTACGTCAGATCCGCTGGAAGGAGTGGAAGCTTCCTCGTACTCGGGTGGCGAATCTTCGCCGTCTGGGGATTGTTAAGGATAAGGCTTATCAGTGGGGGAACAGCTCGCGTGCCTTTTGGCGCGTGGCGAAGTCCCCGATTCTTCACCGTGCCTTGCCGACTTCCTATTGGGAGGAGTTGGGTGTGGTGTTCTTTCGCCGGGCTTGGGAGCGTTTTCAGTGACCTAGCGAACCGCCGGATGCGGGCCCGCATGTCCTGGTGGTGTGAGAGGTGGGGGCTAGACACCCCCACCTACTCGATGTACGCCCAGCATGGGCATTTACTTGGAGGTGAAAGTCCTCTGGCCGAGAAGGTGGTTTAAGGCTTAGCTGAAGGCAACTGCGTCACCGCGAGGTGGGGTGGGAAGGAAGCCGGAGGCAAACCTCTGCACTGAGGAACACGAATCACATATAAGGCATGTTTGTCGGGGTAAGCCAGCAAGAGATGGTGAAGCCCGCTCCATCAAAACGGCAGGTGTGTAAATGTGGCAGGCGCAGGGTGAAAGTGAATGTTCTTATCTGGGGAGGTCTGTCCCAGTGCACCACCAGTCCTTGGACGGGTGGGGCGGTTCTGGTCGTGAGGTCAGATACTGATGGGGCAGAAGTCAGCAGAGGTCATAGTACCTGCCTGGGAATCGCGTCGGGTGAGGAACCCGATCGTTTGCCCGAGACCCGTTGTGGTTGATGAGGGAGGCAGGGAAGGGCTGAACGCTGGGAATTGATGGACTGAAGCATGAGTTCTCGTGCTCACGCGATCATCGCAGAAAACCCACGGACGTGGTGGGGCAGAGGGAGGATGGTACCGGTGAATCCGGGAGAGTATTTTCTTGCGCGTAGCGTTGAACCGGTGGCTGATGGGGAAGACATCAGGGATCAACAAGTCGATCTGTGGGAGCAGGTGTTCTCGCGAGGGAACTTGTTGGTTGCATTGAAACGTGTTGAGCGGAATAAGGGTTCTGCCGGTGTTGACGGCCTTGAAGCGCATGAGTTGCGCGCATGGTGCCATGAGCATTGGATGGAGACTCGGAAGGCGCTTGATGCTGGAACGTATGCGCCGTTGCCGGTGCGTCAGGTGATGATTCCGAAGCCTGACGCTGGGGAACGGATGCTGGGTGTTCCGTCCGTGTTGGATCGGTTGATTCAACAGGCTCTCGCGCAAGTCTTGTCCCCGATTTTCGATGAGGGGTTCGTGCCGGTCTCCTACGGGTTCCGGCCGGGCAAAAGCGCCCACGACGCTGCTTCGATGGCTCGTGAGGCCATCGAGCAGGGGTATCGGTGGGTTGTGGAGGTTGATCTTGATGCGTTCTTTGATCGGGTGAACCATGACGTGCTGATGTCCAGGGTTGCGCGGAAGGTGAAAGACAAGCGAGTTCTGAAGCTTGTTCGCAAGTATTTGACGGCTGGGATCATGGCGCAGGGTGTTCGCCGGGAAACGGTGGAGGGAACCCCGCAGGGGTCTCCTTTGTCGCCGTTGCTCTCGAATATCATGTTGGATGATTTTGATCAGGAGTTCTGGTCGAGGGATCACCGTTTCGTGCGGTATGCCGATGACATCAGAATTTTTGTGAAGTCGAAACGGGCAGCTCAACGGGTGCTGGATCAGGCGACGAAAGTCCTTGAACAGCGTTTGAAGTTGAGGGTCAATCGGCAGAAATCAGTGATCAATCCGGCGAGTGTAGCTACGTTGCTGGGTTTTGGTTTCTACTTCGTCAAAGGGTCGAAAGTCAGGATCAAGGTTGCTCCGAAGGCGTTCAAACGCATGAAGCAACGGATCCGAGATCTGACTTCTCGGCGGTGGAGTGTGTCGATGGACTACCGTATCGAGCAGTTGAATCGTTTTGTTCGGGGTTGGATGGGCTACTTCCGGTTGTCTGTGACGCCGGGGAAGTTCTCTGATCTTGATGAATGGTTCAGGCGCCGTTTACGTCAGATCCGCTGGAAGGAGTGGAAGCTTCCTCGTACTCGGGTGGCGAATCTTCGCCGTCTGGGGATTGTTAAGGATAAGGCTTATCAGTGGGGGAACAGCTCGCGTGCCTTTTGGCGCGTGGCGAAGTCCCCGATTCTTCACCGTGCCTTGCCGACTTCCTATTGGGAGGAGTTGGGTGTGGTGTTCTTTCGCCGGGCTTGGGAGCGTTTTCAGTGACCTAGCGAACCGCCGGATGCGGGCCCGCATGTCCTGGTGGTGTGAGAGGTGGGGGCTAGACACCCCCACCTACTCGATGGATCTAGAAGGTCCTAGATCTCCGAGGTGGCGGAATTGCTGTCCCGTTTCAGTACATGTTCCGAAACCTTGCCCAGCGCGCGTTCCAAGGAGGAGCGAAGAACAACGGGGACGGTGATTTGGTCGTCGATTTCCACCAGCCCCTCGCGTTCAAAGGTCCGCAGGAGGGTTTCAACCTGCGGAACGACCTCTTCGAGGCTCGGGATCAAATGGTGCTGCTCTTCGGGCAGATCCTCCTTCGTGGGAATCTGCAGGGCGAATTCAGTGCGTGGTGGAGTCGACGAGGCGGCACTGCTTAAGACGCCGGCCACCATCTCAGCAATCTGAGCCTGGCCTGGCTTCTCCAAAGTGTTGATCAGGATGTGCGAGTACAGCACCTCCGCAATCAGCTCCTTGACCACACGCGCACCGGCTCCGCTGGACGCCAGCAGCGCCTCGCTGAGCGATTCGGTCGGCGTGGCGTTAGGCGATTGGTAGGTCAACATCGCGGTGCCGATCAGAGCATCCCAGTAGGCCGAGAGCCGCGGGATATCGGCCAGCGAAGGAACTGCGGTTCCATCTTCCGGCTCCCAGGAAACATCCTCGGGGACTTCGGCAGTCACATCGACCTTGATGAACAAGCCCAACGCTTGGGCTGCGTCCTGCAAGGTTTCCCCGGTCAGCACGCCGGCCGGGGTGGTTGGCTTGCCTTCGCCGACCCACTGGATCAACTCGCGTGCCGCGAAAACGAAGCGCATGGATTCGAAGGCGCCATTGGCTTCATCGTCTCCAAGATAAGGCGCGACGATCGGTGAATCGCCAGCCATGCGAGAAAGGAACTCGAATGTCTGTTTGAAGTCCTCGACACTGCCGCCGAAATTGGCGGAGGTTCCCAAGAACGTCAGGTAGTGCTTGAGGATGGCCGCGCTGGTTGCAGCAACTTCCTTGCCCAGCGAGGAGAGGTGGCCTAGCTGCTCGCCGAGAATCGTCGGGTCCAGCGACAGGACGTCAACGCTCTTGCGCAACTGGGCATGAACCGTCAGCAGCGTGGTCAAGCCTTCGAGTGCCGCCCGAGTCTCGCTGGCGGGCTGCCCTTCTTCTTGGAAATGGCGGAAGAGCTGGGACTTGAACGGTTGCAGAGCCTGGCGCACTTCGGTTTCGAACGGTACTGAGCTTGCACCTGTTCGGCGTGCCGGGTGTCCCTGGACTGGTTTCTTCTTGGCTGGTTTGCGTGAGGCCATGTGAGTGGTGGTGTTCCTTTGGGATGGCGGTAAAAAGAGGGATTATTCGCTTCCAATCAGTGTACGCAGAGTGCGCTTCAGAACAGATTCCCGGATATGCCTCATGCCGTCCATGGCGGTTAAAGCTTTCGTATCCCCGGAGAGACTTGCTGGAAATACGGCAAGATCACGAAATTTCCGCAGAAAACACAAGTCACATCGAAGTGTGGCGGCGCTCACCGTTGAATCCCCAGAACCCGTTGAATTTAGCGCTGGATCGCGCGACAGTGAACACATGCGGCCTTGCGTAGTGGGGCCAAAGGAAAGCTAGGAGAGTGGGTCATGGCAGGGGTAGCTGCGCCGGATCATGTTGTTGTTGTCGGTGCGGGGTTCGTGGGCTTGTCTACGGCCTGGTACTTGCAGGAAGCTGGCGTGAAAGTCACTGTTGTGGATCGCGGTGGCGTGGCTTCGGGTTCGTCGTGGGGTAATGCCGGATGGCTGACGCCCGCATTGACCTTGCCCATTGCCGAGCCTGCGATTTTTGCCAACGGCCTGAAGATGATGCTCGATCCGACATCGCCGCTGTATATTCCGTTGAAGGCCGACGCGAAGCTGCTGCGTTTCCTCCTCGGGTTCGCATGGCACTCGATGCCCAAGCGCTGGGAAGCTGCCATGCGCATCTTCTCCGAGATCGGGGTCACCGGGCTCGATGCATTTGACGAGATCGCCCAGCGCACGGCTGCCGGCCCGGGCGTTGCTGAACTGACCAAGCCGGCAAACCCGTTCTTGACCGGATTCACCTCGTTCAAGGATCGCGATGCGCTCCTGCACGAATTCGAGATGATCGAAAAAACCGGTGGCAATGTCGAATACGAGCTGCTGACCGGGGACGAGTTGCGCGGTATTGAACCGACGCTTTCGGATAATGTCGCGGCTGGCGTCGCCATCAAGAACCAGCGCTACATCAACCCGCCGAAATTCATGGCTTCGCTGGCCGAATCCGTCATCGAGCGAGGTGGCGATATCCTCGGCGCCTTTAACGTCACCGATATCCGCGACAACAAGAATTCGGTAACAGTGATCGGTTCCGAAGGCCGGGCTATCACCGCGGATCACGTCGTGCTGGCCACCGGTGCCTGGATGACCGACATAGCCAAGAAGTTCGGCGTTAATGTCGTGGTCCAGGCTGGCCGAGGCTACTCGTTCACCGTCGAGCCCGAGCACATGCCAACGCACCCGATCTATTTCCCGACCCAGCGCGTGGCCTGCACCCCGCTGGGCGACCGTTTCCGGATTGCGGGCACCATGGAGTTCCGGGATGTGAACCACAAGCTGGAGCCAAAGCGCATCGAGGCAATCGTCGCGGCGGCCACCCCGGTGTACAAGGGGATCAACTGGGAGCACCGCAAAGAGGAATGGGTCGGCGGACGGCCATGCACCGCCGATGGGCTGCCGCTGATCGGCCGCACCGGCTCGGAGCGTGTCTCCGTGGGTGGCGGCCACGGCATGTGGGGCGTGGCCCTGGGGCCGCTGACCGGAAAGATCCTGGCTGCGCAAATCAGCGGCCAGGATGCTCCGGTGATCGCCCGGCACTTCAACCCGCTGCGCAAGGGGTTCTAGGCCAAATCACCGAGAACGGCGGCCAGGTGGCGTGCCTGCCACGGCCGCACTCGCGGCGTGGAGCCATCAGGCGTGCCGGGAAGAAATACCAGACAGGATGTCGCGGTAGCCCTCGATGAAACTCGGGTAGTGCAGTTTCAGGCCACTGGCCAGTAGCCGTGAATTGTCCAGCCGCCGGTCGCCGGCACGCCGCATGGACGAACCTGCCTCCTGCCCAGGCAGCCGCATGCCCAGCTCTGCGGCGAGGAATTGGTACACCTCGCCGAGCTGGGCCGGCGTGCTGTCGGTGGCCAGATAGAGTTCGGCGGCCTGGTCGCCAAGGTTGGCCACGTGCACGATGGCGGCTGCCAAGTCATCGCGATGAATCCGATTGGTCCAGTGCGAACCGGCGGGAACCTTGGCAGTTCCGGAGACGACCAGGTCAATGAGCCTGGTGCGCCCCGGGCCATAGATACCCGAGGCCCGCAAGATAGTCACTGGCAGGCCGCTGCCGGCGAGCGCGGCCTCGGTGCGAGCCAAAACCTTAGCGGTATCGCGGGAGGCGTGGACCGGTGCTTGCTCGGTTACCCATTCGCCGTCATCGCCACCCATCACTGCGGTGGAGGAAACATAGATCAGCCGGCGGAGTTTTGGCGCTTGCTCGCGCAGTCGGACGCAGAGTTCCTGGGCGACCTGCAGGTAGCTGCGCTCGTAACCGTCCACATCGCGGGACACCGGCACCGGAGTCAGCACAACGACTTCCGTCGCGGGGTCGATTTGCGGCCAGCCGGCCGGATTCAGCAGGTCTACATCGTGCCCGTCGAACGCTGGGGGAAGCTTGCTGCTGTTGCGGCGCCACCCGGTAACCTCATCTGCTTGGGCGAGGAATCGCAGACCGGCTTCGGTGGCGACATCGCCACAACTGACTAGCAAGACTTCCACTGCGCTCCTTTGTTGTTACTCCGTGTACTTCAAGACTAGAACTTCTGGGCCCCGAGGAAAGTTCCCACACGATGCCGCCATCGGGCCGGGAGCCAGCTGCTGCAGGACGCAGCGGAAGGTATCACCGGGGCACCGTGTGGCTGCCTCGGCCCCACCGGATCTGAACCGGGGCCGTGGCCAGCGGCGAAGGCAAAACGCCCCGGAAATGAACTTGCAGATTGTGCTCTAGGGTTAATAGCAGGCGCAATTGAAGAATCAGCGCAGTCCGGCACCGATGAAGAATGCTGTTCTGTTAAGAATTCAATGTTCGCGCCGACAGAATTCCTCTACTGCCGCCAGGCGCTTGGGTTGCCGGGCCGCCAGATCCACCAATGCTAGGGTGATGATTTATCCGTTCTTCAATCATCAGGCCAGTCAAGCCAACTACAGCCGTCCTCGAAATAGCGATGGTCGTGCTCTTGGTCTGGACGTTGATCGCCATCGAACCTACCGGGTGGGATCTGTCGGTGTACCGCGAAGGGGCGCTGACCTTGCTGCGGGAACCAGAAGACCTGTACGGGCCATTTGTCGGCCCCATCAATGCTCCTGGGTTGCCCTTCACCTACCCGACATTCGCCGCCTTGCTTTTCCTTCCCATGGCGTTCTTCCCCTACTGGGTCTCGGTGACTGTCACCATGGTGGCATCCATTGTGCTGACTTTCTTTGTCGGCAAGGACCTGGCCACGCGCATTGCCCGACGCTGGCCGAAACTAGGACGCTGGGTCACTCCTTTGACGCTGACCTGCCTGATGCTGATTTCCGGTCCATTCCGCGACACCATTTGGTTCGGGCAGATTAATATCCTTATTCTCGGCGCGTGTTATCTGGCGCTGGTGAATTCAAAGTCTTTGACCCCGTTTGTGATTGCGGTCGGGATTTGCGCCGGCATCAAGCTCACGCCTATTGCACTGCTGATTCTTCCGTTGGCCATGCGCAAATGGACGGCGGTCATCATCGGCACCCTGACCTTCCTCGGCACCCAGGTCATCGGGCTGGTCTTCCAATGGCGCAATACATTGGACTACTGGTTCGACGTGGTGCGCGATCCGTCGCGCGTCGGCAATGTGGGGTACATCGACAATATTTCCCTGCAGGGATTCCTCACCCGGCTCGGCGCCGGATCGCTGATCTGGTTTGTCGTGGCGCTCGCCGTGGGCCTGGCCTTCATCGCGCTGCTCTACAAGCTCGATGGCACCGTTGAGCCGGTGGTGCTGCTGGGCATTGCCGCTACCTGCCCGCTGCTGGTTTCACCGGTGAGCTGGTCCCATCACTGGGTGTGGGGTCCGGTCATAGCCTATGCCTGGGCAGTGGTGGCCCTGCGCCTGGAGGTCTGGCCGAGGCGCATCATGCTGGGGGTGCTCGTGCTGTTCAGCATGGAATTGATGATTTCGGCCAAGCGGGCCATTCGTTTCTTCGGTATCCATCCCGATTATGAACTGGCCACGTGGTGGTACATCTGGCCGGCCATCCCGGTGGTGGGCATGGTGCTGTGCCTGGTGTTTGCCTTGGCATCCAAACCACGGGAATTGCTGGGAACCAGCTGATGTGAAGCATCCTGCCAAGCGCTGTACAATTCTTGTATTCGAACATTTGTACTAGCTTGCAGCAGGGAGTGGTGGGCGTGGCTGACGAACAAGAGTTGATGCCTCCGGGCGCCAGCCAGGGGCCGGTGCAAGCCGTTTCGGCCATGGGATTCCCGTCGCCAGCACGCGACTACTTCGACGGCGGCCTGGATCTGAACCGGCTGCTGGTCAGGGACCGTGTATCGACATTCATCATGCGGGTGAGCGGACGTGCCATGCAGTCCGCGGGAATCTACGACGGTGATGAAGTGATCGTCGACCGTTCGCTCTCGGTCCGCGATGGCTCCGTGGTCATCGTGAATCTCAACGGGCAAATGCTGGTACGGCGATGGCATATCGACGGTTCCAAGGTCGGGTTGCTCAGCGACGAATCGCCCCTGCCGGTCTGGCTGACCGAGGGTGATGAAGTCGGGGTCTTCGGGGTCATCACGAGGTGCCTGCATCATGTCCGCTGATCACGTGTCGCTGGTCGACGTGAACAACTTCTACGTATCCTGCGAGCGGGCCTTCGACTACTCGCTGCGCAATCGTCCGGTAGTCGTCCTGTCCAACAATGATGGCTGCGTGGTCGCGCGATCCCAGGAAGCCAAGGACCTGGGCATCCCCACCGGAGAACCATTCTTCAAGATCCAGCGGCTCATGGACAGCCACAACCTGGCCGTGCGCTCGAGCAACTATGAACTCTATGGCGACATGTCCGCCCGCGTCATGGAACTGCTCGGCCGCTACGGCACGTGGCATGAGGTCTACTCCATCGACGAATCGTTCATCGGCTTGGAAGGCAATCTGGAACAGGTGCGCAGCACCGCCGCGCAGATCCGCAAGGCCATCGACAAGACCATCGGTGTGCCGGTCTGCGTGGGAGTGTCCACCACCAAGACGCTGGCCAAGCTGGCCAACCATATTGCCAAGCACAACCCCGGGCTCGGAGGTGTCTGCGTCCAGCAGTTGATGGACCAGCAGGTTCTGGGCAATATCCTGACCCGCGTTCCGGTCACCGACGTTTGGGGAGTGGGACGCAAATCGGGGGCCAAATTGGCCAGCATGGGCATCGAAACCATCGCTGATTTGCGCGACGCTGACCCGTTGCTCATCCGCAAGAAATTCTCCGTGGTGCTACAACGTACCGTCTTCGAACTCAACGGGCAGCGCTGCATCGGGCCGGTGGAAGAACGCGCGGACCGCGGGCAGGTCATGTTCACCCGGTCCTTCTCGACCCCGGTACGGACCCGCGAGGCCATGGAAGAAGTCATGTCCATCTATGCGCAGAAGGCCGCCAGCCGGTTGGCCAGTGAAGGACGATATGCCACGCTCTTGACGGTCACCGCGGGCACCAGCCGATTTGCCCAAGGCGAATCATCCTTCCCCAGCGCTCAGGTGCGGCTGCCCCGGCCGACACGGGACCCTATCCTGCTCAGCAAGCTGGCTATCGCGGCCATGGCTGATCTGATGCAGCCCGGCATGGATTACGTACGCGGGGGAGTGATCCTCTCCGGGCTCAGTGATTCCCCGGGTGAAAAGCAGCTGGATCTTTTTGACCTCGGCGACGAGCACGATGAAAATGAGCAGAAGAATGTCTCCTCGGTAGTGCAGGATATTTCCGCGCGTTTCGGGGCGAAGTCCATCGGCTTGGGACCAGCGGGCATGGCCCAAAGCCCGGCGTGGACCATGAAACGCGAACACATCTCCCAGCGCTACACCACCGAATGGGATGAGCTCTTGGAAGTCCGCGCATAGAACTTTCGGCGTCTTCGCAGATCTGAGTGAGAGGAAGAAATCATGACTACTCATGTCAGAGCGCTCATGTCGTTGGGAATGCTCTCGATGCTGCTGCTCAGCAGCTGCAGTGCGCCCAGTTCACCGACTAATGGCTCAAGTTCGCACAATCCCGCGCCATCAATATCATCCTCGCCCACGAGCAAGGCGACGGGGCCCGAAGGCAACGAGGAGGTAGCGCCTACGCCAACCCAGGAACCGACGCTTCGCCAGCAGGCGGAAAAACTCGTTGGCCAGCTCTCGGTGGAGCAGCAAGCGGCAAGCTTGGTGATGGCAGGCGTCTCGGCACAAGGCGCGGGCAGCGCAGAGCTGAAAGCCATGAAGAAGCGGGGCCTGGGCAACGTGTTTTTGCGAGGCAGGTCGCAGCTCTCGCTCAAGCAGACCGCCGCGGAAGTCGGGGCTATCACCAAGGCCCTGAAATCCAATGTCCCCGACCAGCTGCCGGTCTGGGTGGCTACCGACCAGGAAGGCGGATTCGTGCGGGTCCTGCAGGGCGCCGGATTCACTCAGTTGCCGACCGCCACCAAGCAGGGCCAATGGCCTCAGGACAAGCTGTCCTCGACCATCAAGCAGGTCGGTGAAGAATTGGCCGACGCCGGGATCAACGTGAACCTTGCGCCGGTGGCTGATGTGGTGCCGGCCAAGGTCGGCACCGGCAACGCCCCCATCGGCTACTTCGGGCGGGAATACGCCCACACCGCCGGCGATGTTTCCTCTGCCATAACCACCGTGAACGATGCCTTGAACGACGCCGGGGTGCAGCCGGTGGTCAAGCATTTCCCCGGCTTGGGCAGGGTGGCAAAAAATACAGATACCTCCAGTGGTGTCACTGACACCGTGATCGGCATGGATGCTTCCGACCTTGACCCATTCAAGCAGGCGATCGCCCAGGATAATTCCTGGATCATGATTTCCAACGCCCGCTATGCAGAACTTGATGCCAAGAATGATGCGCCGTTCTCACAGGCGATCATCACCGGACTGCTGCGCGATGAACTGGGCTACGAGGGCGTGGTGA
This window contains:
- the ltrA gene encoding group II intron reverse transcriptase/maturase, producing the protein MVPVNPGEYFLARSVEPVADGEDIRDQQVDLWEQVFSRGNLLVALKRVERNKGSAGVDGLEAHELRAWCHEHWMETRKALDAGTYAPLPVRQVMIPKPDAGERMLGVPSVLDRLIQQALAQVLSPIFDEGFVPVSYGFRPGKSAHDAASMAREAIEQGYRWVVEVDLDAFFDRVNHDVLMSRVARKVKDKRVLKLVRKYLTAGIMAQGVRRETVEGTPQGSPLSPLLSNIMLDDFDQEFWSRDHRFVRYADDIRIFVKSKRAAQRVLDQATKVLEQRLKLRVNRQKSVINPASVATLLGFGFYFVKGSKVRIKVAPKAFKRMKQRIRDLTSRRWSVSMDYRIEQLNRFVRGWMGYFRLSVTPGKFSDLDEWFRRRLRQIRWKEWKLPRTRVANLRRLGIVKDKAYQWGNSSRAFWRVAKSPILHRALPTSYWEELGVVFFRRAWERFQ
- a CDS encoding NAD(P)/FAD-dependent oxidoreductase, with translation MAGVAAPDHVVVVGAGFVGLSTAWYLQEAGVKVTVVDRGGVASGSSWGNAGWLTPALTLPIAEPAIFANGLKMMLDPTSPLYIPLKADAKLLRFLLGFAWHSMPKRWEAAMRIFSEIGVTGLDAFDEIAQRTAAGPGVAELTKPANPFLTGFTSFKDRDALLHEFEMIEKTGGNVEYELLTGDELRGIEPTLSDNVAAGVAIKNQRYINPPKFMASLAESVIERGGDILGAFNVTDIRDNKNSVTVIGSEGRAITADHVVLATGAWMTDIAKKFGVNVVVQAGRGYSFTVEPEHMPTHPIYFPTQRVACTPLGDRFRIAGTMEFRDVNHKLEPKRIEAIVAAATPVYKGINWEHRKEEWVGGRPCTADGLPLIGRTGSERVSVGGGHGMWGVALGPLTGKILAAQISGQDAPVIARHFNPLRKGF
- a CDS encoding NAD-dependent epimerase/dehydratase family protein, translated to MEVLLVSCGDVATEAGLRFLAQADEVTGWRRNSSKLPPAFDGHDVDLLNPAGWPQIDPATEVVVLTPVPVSRDVDGYERSYLQVAQELCVRLREQAPKLRRLIYVSSTAVMGGDDGEWVTEQAPVHASRDTAKVLARTEAALAGSGLPVTILRASGIYGPGRTRLIDLVVSGTAKVPAGSHWTNRIHRDDLAAAIVHVANLGDQAAELYLATDSTPAQLGEVYQFLAAELGMRLPGQEAGSSMRRAGDRRLDNSRLLASGLKLHYPSFIEGYRDILSGISSRHA
- a CDS encoding glycosyltransferase 87 family protein, coding for MVVLLVWTLIAIEPTGWDLSVYREGALTLLREPEDLYGPFVGPINAPGLPFTYPTFAALLFLPMAFFPYWVSVTVTMVASIVLTFFVGKDLATRIARRWPKLGRWVTPLTLTCLMLISGPFRDTIWFGQINILILGACYLALVNSKSLTPFVIAVGICAGIKLTPIALLILPLAMRKWTAVIIGTLTFLGTQVIGLVFQWRNTLDYWFDVVRDPSRVGNVGYIDNISLQGFLTRLGAGSLIWFVVALAVGLAFIALLYKLDGTVEPVVLLGIAATCPLLVSPVSWSHHWVWGPVIAYAWAVVALRLEVWPRRIMLGVLVLFSMELMISAKRAIRFFGIHPDYELATWWYIWPAIPVVGMVLCLVFALASKPRELLGTS
- a CDS encoding LexA family protein; the protein is MADEQELMPPGASQGPVQAVSAMGFPSPARDYFDGGLDLNRLLVRDRVSTFIMRVSGRAMQSAGIYDGDEVIVDRSLSVRDGSVVIVNLNGQMLVRRWHIDGSKVGLLSDESPLPVWLTEGDEVGVFGVITRCLHHVR
- a CDS encoding Y-family DNA polymerase yields the protein MSADHVSLVDVNNFYVSCERAFDYSLRNRPVVVLSNNDGCVVARSQEAKDLGIPTGEPFFKIQRLMDSHNLAVRSSNYELYGDMSARVMELLGRYGTWHEVYSIDESFIGLEGNLEQVRSTAAQIRKAIDKTIGVPVCVGVSTTKTLAKLANHIAKHNPGLGGVCVQQLMDQQVLGNILTRVPVTDVWGVGRKSGAKLASMGIETIADLRDADPLLIRKKFSVVLQRTVFELNGQRCIGPVEERADRGQVMFTRSFSTPVRTREAMEEVMSIYAQKAASRLASEGRYATLLTVTAGTSRFAQGESSFPSAQVRLPRPTRDPILLSKLAIAAMADLMQPGMDYVRGGVILSGLSDSPGEKQLDLFDLGDEHDENEQKNVSSVVQDISARFGAKSIGLGPAGMAQSPAWTMKREHISQRYTTEWDELLEVRA
- a CDS encoding glycoside hydrolase family 3 N-terminal domain-containing protein, producing the protein MTTHVRALMSLGMLSMLLLSSCSAPSSPTNGSSSHNPAPSISSSPTSKATGPEGNEEVAPTPTQEPTLRQQAEKLVGQLSVEQQAASLVMAGVSAQGAGSAELKAMKKRGLGNVFLRGRSQLSLKQTAAEVGAITKALKSNVPDQLPVWVATDQEGGFVRVLQGAGFTQLPTATKQGQWPQDKLSSTIKQVGEELADAGINVNLAPVADVVPAKVGTGNAPIGYFGREYAHTAGDVSSAITTVNDALNDAGVQPVVKHFPGLGRVAKNTDTSSGVTDTVIGMDASDLDPFKQAIAQDNSWIMISNARYAELDAKNDAPFSQAIITGLLRDELGYEGVVISDDLCEAQQVASVPVGQRAVKFVAAGGTVPLCVKADQAIAMAKALAAEAKDDKKFAAKVREAATVILEAKLG